One genomic segment of [Phormidium] sp. ETS-05 includes these proteins:
- the avd gene encoding diversity-generating retroelement protein Avd → MSELPIIQKTYDLVKWYVPILNRLPRNHKFTLGDRMIENLYELLEGMIVARYQREKLTQLEQLNIKLEILRFQTRLMFDFGLVQLDRYEYIFTLINEIGNELGGWIKQQKRQSENNSQKTSDLPSPPTPLHPPYPPFERGE, encoded by the coding sequence ATGAGCGAATTACCAATTATTCAGAAGACTTATGACCTGGTAAAATGGTATGTGCCGATTTTGAACCGCCTCCCGCGCAATCATAAGTTTACTTTGGGCGACAGAATGATAGAAAATCTCTATGAGTTGCTCGAAGGAATGATTGTGGCGCGATACCAGCGGGAAAAGCTGACTCAATTGGAGCAACTCAATATCAAGTTAGAAATTTTACGATTTCAAACTCGTTTAATGTTCGATTTCGGCTTGGTTCAACTAGATAGATATGAGTATATTTTTACCTTAATTAATGAAATTGGCAACGAATTGGGTGGTTGGATTAAACAGCAAAAACGGCAGTCAGAAAACAATAGTCAAAAAACAAGTGATTTGCCCTCACCCCCTACCCCTCTCCATCCCCCCTACCCCCCCTTTGAAAGGGGGGAATAA
- a CDS encoding SUMF1/EgtB/PvdO family nonheme iron enzyme codes for MLLLESSFPNANYNRGLAYAKLGEFPAAIEDYTQALRLNPNHAGAYNNRGNAYYKLGEYEKAIADYDACLALNPNFPDVQHNRDVAQGVWDEKRRQEARRREEEKRLEEEKRREAELKQREEELKRREAELKRQEEEKRQEEAKTRFTFDVITVDNRGKQTSKVPKQAQYYRQDLGNGVFIDMVAIPEGKFQMGTPDSEPNRQSNESPQHQVTVPSFYLAKYPITQAQYKAIMAQNPSHFQGSDLPVEMVSWNNAVEFCQKLAQNTKQAYRLPSEAEWEYACRAGTTTPFHFGDTITTDLANYNGDYTYGNGPKGEFRQKTTPVGSFPPNAWGLYDMHGNVWEWCQDVWHGNYDNAPTDGTAWETGGNPNIRVLRGGSWGNFPRNCRSGQRRGNDWGDRYYNYGFRVAVSQLPSPGL; via the coding sequence GTGTTGCTGTTGGAGTCGAGTTTCCCCAATGCCAATTATAATCGGGGATTGGCTTATGCTAAGTTAGGCGAATTTCCGGCGGCTATTGAGGATTATACTCAAGCCTTGCGCCTCAATCCCAATCATGCGGGGGCTTATAATAATCGCGGCAATGCTTATTATAAGTTGGGGGAATATGAAAAAGCCATTGCTGACTATGACGCCTGTTTGGCTCTAAACCCAAATTTCCCCGATGTACAGCACAACCGCGATGTGGCTCAAGGGGTATGGGATGAAAAACGCCGCCAAGAAGCGAGACGGCGAGAAGAGGAAAAACGCCTGGAAGAGGAGAAACGGCGTGAAGCGGAGCTGAAACAGCGAGAGGAGGAGCTAAAACGGCGTGAAGCGGAGTTGAAACGCCAGGAAGAGGAGAAACGCCAGGAAGAGGCAAAAACTCGGTTCACTTTTGATGTCATCACGGTGGATAACCGGGGGAAACAGACGAGCAAAGTCCCGAAACAAGCACAATATTATCGTCAAGACTTGGGTAATGGGGTTTTCATCGATATGGTAGCCATTCCAGAAGGAAAATTCCAGATGGGTACTCCAGATAGCGAGCCAAACCGACAGAGCAACGAAAGTCCCCAACACCAAGTCACAGTGCCATCATTCTATCTCGCCAAGTATCCCATCACCCAAGCCCAATATAAAGCCATCATGGCGCAAAACCCCTCACATTTCCAAGGCTCAGACCTTCCAGTAGAGATGGTATCCTGGAACAATGCAGTAGAATTTTGCCAAAAACTCGCCCAAAACACCAAACAAGCCTACCGTCTCCCCAGTGAAGCGGAATGGGAATATGCTTGTAGAGCCGGAACCACTACCCCATTTCACTTCGGCGACACCATCACTACCGACTTAGCCAACTATAACGGAGATTACACCTACGGAAACGGACCAAAAGGGGAATTTCGGCAAAAAACCACTCCAGTAGGCAGTTTTCCCCCCAACGCATGGGGTTTATACGATATGCACGGAAACGTTTGGGAGTGGTGTCAGGATGTTTGGCACGGAAATTACGATAATGCACCCACTGATGGAACTGCTTGGGAAACTGGCGGAAATCCCAATATCCGAGTGCTGCGTGGTGGTTCCTGGGGCAACTTCCCCAGGAATTGCCGCTCCGGGCAGCGCCGCGGGAACGATTGGGGCGACAGGTACTACAACTACGGGTTCCGCGTGGCTGTTTCTCAGCTTCCTTCGCCAGGACTCTAG
- a CDS encoding Uma2 family endonuclease, translating into MVQIQKPNIPTFPPEDLWSDEPPLETYRHLEELIILLTSLNRFWSDRQDFFAAGNMTVYYSSRQRKNEELRGPDFFVVLNTERRERKSWVVWEEDGKYPNVVIEVLSDSTSSVDRNQKKLLYQDVWRSRDYFWFHPYTLEFKGFTLMGRKYVEIEPNEQSWLWSDELQLYLGVFNEKLRFFTPEGELVPTPEEAEARALSVAELERQRADAERQQAELERQRADAERQQAELERQRADAERQKNAILRQKLLELGINPDDMG; encoded by the coding sequence ATGGTACAAATTCAAAAACCAAATATCCCCACCTTCCCGCCGGAAGATTTATGGAGTGATGAACCGCCTTTGGAAACTTATCGTCATTTAGAAGAACTAATTATCCTCCTCACCAGTTTAAACCGGTTTTGGTCAGACCGCCAGGATTTTTTCGCAGCGGGGAATATGACAGTTTATTACAGTAGCCGCCAACGGAAGAATGAAGAGCTGCGGGGACCGGATTTCTTTGTAGTTCTGAATACAGAACGTCGAGAGCGGAAAAGCTGGGTAGTATGGGAGGAAGATGGCAAATATCCTAATGTGGTGATTGAGGTTTTGTCCGATAGCACATCCTCGGTGGACAGAAATCAGAAAAAACTGCTGTACCAAGATGTATGGCGATCGCGAGATTATTTCTGGTTCCACCCTTATACTCTGGAATTTAAAGGGTTTACTTTGATGGGACGGAAGTATGTAGAGATTGAGCCAAACGAGCAATCTTGGTTATGGAGTGATGAGTTACAGCTATATTTGGGGGTATTCAATGAAAAACTGCGGTTTTTCACTCCTGAAGGGGAGTTAGTTCCCACGCCAGAGGAAGCGGAAGCAAGAGCTTTATCGGTGGCTGAGTTAGAACGTCAACGTGCAGATGCGGAACGTCAGCAAGCTGAGTTGGAACGTCAACGTGCAGATGCGGAACGTCAGCAAGCTGAGTTGGAACGTCAACGTGCGGATGCGGAACGCCAAAAAAATGCCATTCTGCGGCAAAAGCTGTTAGAATTGGGTATCAACCCTGATGATATGGGGTAA
- the crtD gene encoding C-3',4' desaturase CrtD has translation MTSDKGQKAIVIGAGIGGLTAGALLAKRGYYVRVFDSSIVPGGCASTFRRRGFTFDVGATQVAGLEPGGIHHRIFSELGVEVPEARYCDPACAVFLPGETEPINVWRDPDKWRVERQKQFPRSDSFWQLLSTLFQASWRFQSRDPVLPPRNLWDVTELLKAVRPDTLVTVPFTLMTVGDALRLCGVGDSRRLKTFLDLQLKLYSQVGADETALLYAATALGISQSPQGLFHLQGSMQVLSDKLVAALEKHGGELLMQHVVREIRPYAGDKILVTVLNQKTGESFQDSADHIVANVTVQNLVKMVDLGMDSRSIPYRLYRRRVEKLPSPSGAFVVYLGVRQDAIPDNCPPHLQFLYDWDGPVGENNSLFVSVSHPGDGRAPEGMATITASSFTDVNLWTDGDNYEDLKERYTAEAVRKLGAYFRLSPENIVHCEAATPRTFAYYTGRDRGIVGGVGQRISTFGPFGFATRTPIRGLWLVGDSTHPGEGTAGVSYSALTAVRQIENMR, from the coding sequence ATGACCAGTGACAAGGGACAAAAGGCAATTGTAATTGGCGCGGGGATTGGCGGACTGACGGCGGGGGCGCTTTTAGCCAAACGTGGCTACTATGTGCGGGTGTTTGACAGCAGTATCGTCCCTGGAGGATGTGCCTCCACTTTTCGGCGACGGGGTTTTACCTTTGATGTGGGGGCAACTCAGGTGGCGGGTTTGGAACCGGGAGGTATTCATCACCGCATTTTCTCAGAATTGGGAGTGGAAGTACCGGAAGCGCGCTACTGCGACCCCGCTTGTGCGGTGTTTTTGCCGGGAGAAACGGAACCTATCAATGTTTGGCGCGACCCGGACAAGTGGCGCGTTGAAAGGCAAAAGCAGTTTCCCAGGAGTGACAGTTTTTGGCAATTGCTTTCTACTCTGTTTCAGGCGAGCTGGCGGTTTCAAAGTCGGGACCCGGTGCTACCGCCGAGAAATCTCTGGGATGTGACGGAGCTGCTAAAAGCCGTCCGTCCCGATACGTTGGTGACGGTGCCTTTTACTTTGATGACGGTGGGGGATGCGCTGCGTCTGTGCGGTGTCGGGGACTCTAGGCGGTTAAAAACTTTTCTGGATTTACAGCTTAAGTTATATTCCCAGGTGGGAGCGGATGAAACGGCGCTTCTGTATGCGGCTACTGCTTTGGGTATTTCTCAATCTCCCCAGGGGTTGTTTCACTTGCAGGGGAGTATGCAGGTGTTGTCAGATAAGTTGGTGGCGGCGCTGGAAAAGCACGGTGGTGAGCTGTTGATGCAGCACGTAGTCCGCGAAATTCGCCCCTACGCGGGGGATAAAATTTTGGTAACGGTTCTGAATCAGAAAACTGGGGAGAGTTTCCAAGATAGTGCTGACCACATTGTGGCGAATGTGACGGTGCAAAATTTGGTGAAAATGGTGGATTTGGGGATGGATTCGCGATCGATACCTTATCGCTTATACCGGCGGCGGGTGGAGAAGTTGCCTTCGCCTTCTGGGGCTTTTGTGGTTTATTTGGGGGTGCGACAAGATGCGATTCCTGATAATTGTCCGCCTCATTTGCAATTTCTCTATGACTGGGATGGGCCGGTGGGAGAAAATAATTCTTTGTTTGTGTCGGTGAGTCATCCGGGGGATGGGAGAGCGCCAGAGGGTATGGCGACGATTACGGCTTCTTCATTTACGGATGTGAATTTATGGACTGATGGGGATAATTATGAGGATTTGAAAGAGCGTTACACGGCGGAAGCGGTGCGAAAATTGGGCGCATATTTCCGCTTGAGTCCAGAAAATATTGTCCATTGTGAGGCGGCGACACCGCGCACTTTTGCCTACTATACAGGGCGCGATCGGGGTATTGTCGGCGGCGTCGGTCAGCGGATTTCTACGTTTGGGCCTTTTGGTTTTGCCACCCGCACTCCCATCCGGGGTTTGTGGTTAGTGGGAGACTCTACACATCCGGGTGAGGGTACGGCTGGGGTGAGTTATTCGGCGCTGACGGCGGTGCGCCAAATTGAAAATATGCGCTGA